A window of the Lolium perenne isolate Kyuss_39 chromosome 7, Kyuss_2.0, whole genome shotgun sequence genome harbors these coding sequences:
- the LOC127312326 gene encoding uncharacterized protein yields MAAAAIRYAARRIGDRALLPTQAAVAVKEVQQSLLPRLFHSGKPAYAPRISPFSNPGRGRSSNAKVIDPDKAKRAHLEAKLVEYTKNAASFGLTHILLIALFGNPYTKNIDPSLEL; encoded by the exons ATGGCAGCAGCGGCGATTCGATACGCGGCGAGGAGAATTGGAGACCGCGCGTTGCTGCCAACGCAGGCTGCGGTGGCTGTCAAGGAGGTGCAGCAGAGCCTCTTGCCGAGGCTATTCCACAGCGGCAAGCCTGCCTATGCCCCTCGTATATCTCCCTTCTCCAACCCCGGTCGCGGGCGAAGCAGCAACGCCAAG GTGATCGACCCAGACAAGGCAAAACGCGCGCACCTAGAAGCAAAACTCGTTGAGTACACTAAAAATGCAGCATCGTTTGGTCTTACCCATATTCTTTTGATTGCATTGTTTGGCAACCCGTACACTAAGAACATAGATCCATCACTTGAGTTATAG
- the LOC127314350 gene encoding uncharacterized protein, giving the protein MANGGGGGRRRKGARRGKTKKKTKYLSLSRHLSQAAEVVVHRSESLSVEESLPPSAPSTEEAAQTLEDDGAGHEQQQLDPFALHPEAPSTLFAAAPSLNDILGASSPFSSGGGSGGSSSCAPSPDASGGSGRFEGEEEDLARRALRGRERWVYCRSSSSSPSAATATTTTTTTTSSSCSSAASTGAASASARLPLLKLDYDEILAAWAGRGSLYIGAAPALAAPKLEPDSVLVEVAPGRQAAAWTAPDATGRAERVRRYKEKRHARLFSKRIRYEVRRINAVRRPRLKGRFIRGNEGVAMAT; this is encoded by the exons ATggcgaacggcggcggcggcggccggcggcgaaaGGGGGCGCGCCGGGGTAAGACAAAGAAGAAGACCAAGTACCTCAGCCTCAGCCGCCACCTCTCCCAGGCGGCGGAGGTCGTCGTCCACAGGTCCGAATCTCTGTCGGTGGAGGAATCTTTGCCACCCTCGGCGCCGTCgacggaggaggcggcgcagacgCTCGAGGACGACGGAGCCGGCCATGAGCAGCAGCAGCTCGACCCGTTCGCGCTGCATCCCGAGGCGCCGTCCACGCTGTTCGCGGCGGCGCCGTCGCTCAACGACATCCTCGGCGCCTCCTCCCCCTTCTCCTCCGGCGGCGGCTCGGGGGGTTCATCCTCGTGCGCCCCCTCCCCGGACGCATCCGGCGGGAGCGGCCGCTTCGAGGGCGAGGAGGAGGACCTGGCCCGGCGCGCGCTCCGGGGCAGGGAGCGGTGGGTGTACTGCAGGAGCAGCTCCTCCTCCCCCAGCGCCGCgacggcgaccaccaccaccaccaccacaacctCGTCCTCGTGCTCGTCGGCGGCCAGCACgggcgccgcctccgcctccgcgcggCTGCCGCTGCTCAAGCTGGACTACGACGAGATCCTGGCCGCCTGGGCGGGCCGCGGGTCCCTCTACATCGGAGCCGCGCCGGCCCTCGCGGCGCCCAAGCTGGAGCCCGACTCG GTGCTCGTGGAGGTGGCGCCGGGGCGGCAGGCGGCGGCGTGGACTGCGCCGGATGCGACCGGGAGGGCGGAGAGGGTCAGGCGCTACAAGGAGAAGCGCCATGCCAGGCTCTTCTCCAAGCGGATCCGGTACGAGGTTCGCCGCATCAATGCCGTCCGGCGGCCGCGCTTGAAG GGCCGTTTCATCAGGGGGAACGAAGGTGTTGCCATGGCCACCTGA